One Acinetobacter pullicarnis genomic region harbors:
- a CDS encoding phage holin family protein: MQDHEKSILYLMLIGGMIGMSKLLVSDEKLTFRLIIGRTILGSASSLIAGLVLLQIPDISPLALIGIASALGILGSTFIEEYLKRNVGKWGK, encoded by the coding sequence ATGCAAGATCACGAAAAATCGATTCTCTACTTAATGCTAATTGGAGGGATGATCGGTATGAGCAAGCTACTCGTTTCAGATGAAAAACTTACATTTCGACTGATCATCGGTCGAACAATTTTAGGCTCAGCATCGTCACTGATTGCAGGCCTTGTATTGCTTCAAATACCCGATATTTCACCGCTTGCGCTGATTGGAATTGCAAGTGCGCTCGGCATCTTAGGCTCTACATTTATCGAAGAATACCTAAAGAGAAACGTGGGGAAGTGGGGTAAGTAA
- a CDS encoding N-acetylmuramidase family protein: MNKKLTTQQIEAQAKALSISVPALRAVIEVECKGSGFNSDGTPVILFERHVFRKQLIANSKAAIAGVAVRERPDLCNMTPGGYGLYSAQHGRLNVAASKYDRDSALESASWGIGQVMGYHWYQLGYGSLQAFINAMYRDEASQLDAMCRYIKVNGLVKALQNKDWKAFARGYNGTAYAKNSYDVKLAAAYKKWGGT, encoded by the coding sequence ATGAATAAAAAACTAACAACACAGCAAATCGAAGCACAAGCAAAAGCACTCAGTATATCAGTACCAGCATTACGCGCCGTGATCGAGGTTGAATGCAAAGGTTCAGGCTTCAACTCAGATGGTACACCAGTGATTCTCTTTGAGCGTCATGTTTTCCGAAAGCAGCTTATTGCAAATAGCAAAGCAGCGATTGCAGGTGTTGCAGTCCGTGAGCGCCCAGATTTGTGCAACATGACACCAGGCGGATATGGCTTATATTCAGCACAACACGGTCGACTAAATGTAGCGGCATCGAAGTACGATCGTGATTCGGCATTAGAATCTGCGAGCTGGGGAATCGGCCAAGTGATGGGTTATCACTGGTACCAACTTGGCTACGGATCTCTCCAAGCATTCATCAATGCAATGTATAGAGATGAAGCATCGCAGCTCGATGCTATGTGTCGTTATATTAAAGTGAATGGCTTGGTCAAGGCATTGCAAAACAAAGACTGGAAAGCTTTTGCACGCGGCTACAACGGCACGGCGTATGCTAAAAATAGCTATGACGTGAAACTAGCAGCGGCATATAAAAAGTGGGGTGGCACATGA
- a CDS encoding ArsB/NhaD family transporter codes for MTLIIFLLVYLAMGLGKLPGLKVDRTGAAIVGALAMLAVGSISAQASWNAIDYKTIGLLFGLMVVSGAFAVSGFYAWTANKVATLQISPSKLLAVFIVVSGLLSSILTNDVVVVAMTPLLVSITLARGLNPIPFLLGFCFAANTGSVGTLIGSPQNMIAAQALNVSFIDLLKVAGIPALLSLPIVWAVLNHLFKDKWTIEKTSKTNLAKPTLTQPKLDILETVKALIVTVTIVVLFIIDIWPQELIALTAAGILLLNRKVASSDVLKEVDGNLLLLIMGLFVVNAAMSTTGLPQTLLTDLKHMGLDLNQPLSLFFTSAALSNIVGNNPTVMLLVPYLDVGANVNALCAALVLGTGFSSNMVIFGSLAGIVVVEQSKACGVEISFMDYAKAGIPVALICVVLSAFWIYWL; via the coding sequence ATGACACTTATAATTTTTCTTTTGGTCTACCTTGCCATGGGTTTAGGCAAGTTACCGGGTCTTAAAGTTGATCGCACTGGGGCTGCGATCGTGGGTGCTTTAGCCATGTTGGCAGTGGGTAGCATTTCTGCACAAGCTTCATGGAATGCAATTGATTACAAAACCATTGGGTTACTGTTTGGCTTAATGGTGGTCTCTGGGGCTTTTGCTGTTTCTGGTTTTTATGCATGGACAGCCAATAAAGTTGCAACCTTACAAATTAGTCCGTCTAAATTACTTGCCGTATTTATTGTGGTGAGTGGTTTACTCTCCTCGATTTTGACCAATGATGTGGTGGTGGTTGCGATGACGCCTCTGCTGGTTTCCATCACCTTGGCCCGTGGACTGAACCCAATCCCCTTTTTGCTGGGCTTTTGTTTCGCCGCAAATACCGGCTCAGTCGGTACCTTAATTGGTAGTCCGCAGAACATGATTGCGGCACAAGCCTTAAATGTGTCGTTTATTGATTTACTCAAAGTTGCAGGCATTCCGGCATTACTTTCACTGCCAATCGTTTGGGCAGTACTTAACCATTTATTTAAAGATAAATGGACCATTGAAAAAACCAGCAAAACCAATTTGGCGAAGCCAACATTGACACAACCGAAACTCGATATTCTGGAAACGGTTAAAGCACTGATCGTCACCGTCACGATTGTTGTGTTATTTATTATTGATATTTGGCCACAAGAATTGATTGCACTCACCGCAGCCGGTATTTTATTGCTCAATCGTAAAGTCGCATCCTCTGATGTACTTAAAGAAGTCGATGGTAATTTACTGCTGCTTATTATGGGACTGTTTGTAGTCAATGCTGCGATGTCAACGACCGGATTACCGCAAACCTTATTGACCGATCTAAAACATATGGGCTTAGATCTCAACCAGCCACTTTCACTGTTCTTTACCAGTGCAGCCCTAAGTAATATTGTCGGTAACAATCCAACAGTGATGTTACTGGTCCCTTATCTTGATGTTGGCGCCAACGTCAATGCACTCTGTGCTGCACTGGTATTAGGCACGGGTTTTTCCAGTAATATGGTTATCTTTGGCAGTTTGGCAGGTATTGTTGTGGTTGAACAATCCAAAGCCTGTGGGGTTGAAATCAGCTTTATGGATTACGCCAAAGCCGGTATTCCAGTTGCACTGATCTGCGTGGTGTTGTCTGCATTTTGGATATATTGGCTTTAA
- a CDS encoding polyphosphate kinase 2 family protein, with protein sequence MNLYKKLIVEPGRKIKLKQVDAAYHANYPDEESVKADLDKYSEKIGELQRKLYGEKKHSLLIVLQGIDAAGKDGTCWHVMQAMNPQGTFVHGFKQPTAEELAHDFLWRIHPHTPGLGEVSIFNRSHYEDVLVQRVHNMVPKKVWSQRYEHINNFESLLQSNNVTILKFFLYITPEEQLERFKQRLDDPARQWKISEGDYTERQYWDEYIAAYEDMLEKCSTQGAPWFVIPSNHKWFRDLAVSEIILKTLEDLKLKLPEPSVDLTKIRAEYHQMAEEKKSANKK encoded by the coding sequence ATGAACTTATATAAAAAATTAATTGTAGAACCAGGTCGTAAAATCAAATTAAAGCAAGTCGATGCTGCTTACCATGCAAATTACCCCGATGAAGAAAGTGTAAAAGCAGACTTAGACAAATATTCTGAAAAAATTGGTGAGCTGCAACGCAAATTATATGGTGAGAAAAAACATTCACTGCTGATTGTTTTACAAGGAATTGATGCCGCTGGAAAAGATGGTACCTGTTGGCATGTGATGCAGGCAATGAATCCTCAGGGCACTTTTGTGCATGGCTTCAAACAACCGACAGCTGAAGAGTTAGCACATGATTTTCTTTGGCGAATTCATCCACATACCCCCGGCTTAGGTGAGGTTTCTATTTTCAACCGTTCGCATTATGAAGATGTTTTAGTGCAACGGGTGCATAACATGGTGCCGAAAAAAGTCTGGTCCCAACGTTATGAGCACATCAATAACTTTGAAAGCCTGCTGCAAAGCAACAATGTCACCATTTTAAAATTCTTCTTATATATTACGCCTGAAGAACAATTAGAACGCTTTAAACAACGTTTAGATGATCCTGCACGTCAATGGAAAATTAGTGAAGGCGACTATACTGAACGTCAATATTGGGATGAATATATTGCAGCGTATGAGGATATGCTAGAAAAATGTTCAACCCAGGGCGCACCGTGGTTTGTCATTCCATCCAATCATAAATGGTTTCGCGATCTTGCCGTTTCAGAAATTATTTTAAAAACCTTAGAAGACTTGAAACTTAAATTGCCTGAACCAAGTGTGGATCTCACCAAAATCCGCGCTGAATACCATCAAATGGCTGAAGAAAAAAAATCAGCCAATAAAAAGTAA
- a CDS encoding plasma-membrane proton-efflux P-type ATPase: MLTTTSSANSSAEKIKPDHSSENHNNPVTLDAPGIVQKLQDLKTSSKGLSTTEAQQRLTQYGPNAIEAHEQSKWKKLLGYFWGPIPWMIEAAALISLFRQDWPDFAVITVLLLYNAIVGFWQDNKAANALAALQKGLAAKAHVLRDGKWEEVDAANLVPGDIVTVAGGEILPADLILTEGQYLSVDQAALTGESLPVSRSIGDTVYSGSIARQGSVTGVVIATGNNTFFGHTAKLVASAGNKSHAEEAVLKIGDFLIILAVSLAVILIGVQVYREIVTVGHWEWSAAGQIAQFVLVLLVASVPVAMPAVMSVTKALGAITLSKQKAIVSRLSAIEELAGVDILCSDKTGTLTLNQLTLQQPIPFNQTAADDIVIAACLACQKQSTDAIDLAVLQALKDPKVLDQYKAVDFVPFDPVNKKTIGIVTNAQGQTLQFAKGAPQVIGQICGLGDHAGTDQISQQYFGQVDQLASHGTRALGVARSDDQGKTWSLMGILALLDPPRPDAKETIEKAKQLGLSVKMVTGDDVAIGSEISRQLGLGQHLLSASEVFKNDKDPNHIQVDTARIVENADGFGRVFPEHKFEIVKALQQRNHIVAMTGDGVNDAPALKQADCGIAVSGATDAARSAAAIILTAPGLSTIISAIIEARKIFERITSYVYYRIAMTIAIMCVVVLSYIIFDIQPLTAIMIVVLALLDDIPIMTIAYDNVKVSQQPARWNMHRIISFSSVMGIIALAQSFGMVLLCMYWMNNPELMSNLPMNLDHLQTMVFLQLAAGGQLLIFVVRNRGALFARPLPNAKLFLAIVLTQVFAILICAFGIFVPALPLEMIGVVWIYVLVWLVIASLVKMGYYKYMDRKDSIH, from the coding sequence ATGCTGACAACTACGTCATCGGCCAATTCATCTGCCGAAAAAATTAAACCGGATCACTCCTCAGAAAACCACAACAATCCCGTCACTTTAGACGCACCAGGAATTGTACAGAAACTGCAAGACTTAAAAACCTCCTCCAAAGGTTTGAGTACAACTGAAGCTCAGCAACGTTTAACGCAATATGGTCCCAATGCGATTGAAGCGCATGAACAAAGTAAATGGAAAAAATTACTGGGTTATTTCTGGGGCCCGATTCCATGGATGATTGAAGCTGCCGCGCTCATTTCATTGTTCCGTCAAGACTGGCCTGATTTTGCAGTCATTACCGTACTACTCCTTTACAATGCCATCGTTGGTTTTTGGCAAGACAATAAAGCCGCCAATGCCTTGGCCGCACTTCAAAAAGGTCTAGCCGCAAAAGCACATGTACTACGAGATGGAAAATGGGAAGAAGTTGATGCCGCAAACTTAGTTCCAGGCGATATTGTTACGGTTGCAGGAGGCGAAATTCTTCCCGCAGATCTCATCTTAACCGAAGGTCAGTATCTTTCTGTCGATCAAGCTGCACTTACTGGTGAATCACTTCCTGTTTCTCGCAGTATTGGTGACACGGTTTATTCTGGCTCGATTGCACGACAAGGTTCTGTGACCGGTGTCGTTATCGCTACTGGAAACAATACTTTCTTTGGTCATACCGCCAAACTGGTGGCATCAGCAGGCAATAAATCGCATGCAGAGGAAGCTGTTTTAAAAATTGGCGACTTCTTAATTATTCTCGCTGTTTCGTTGGCGGTTATCTTAATTGGCGTTCAAGTCTATCGTGAGATCGTAACGGTCGGCCATTGGGAATGGAGTGCTGCTGGACAAATTGCTCAATTTGTCTTGGTGTTGCTGGTGGCCTCTGTGCCTGTTGCCATGCCTGCTGTTATGTCCGTCACCAAAGCACTAGGGGCTATCACCTTATCTAAGCAAAAAGCAATTGTTTCACGTTTATCAGCAATTGAAGAACTCGCAGGGGTCGATATTCTCTGTTCGGATAAAACAGGAACACTCACCCTCAACCAACTCACCCTACAGCAACCCATCCCCTTCAATCAAACCGCAGCCGATGACATTGTGATTGCGGCATGTCTTGCTTGTCAGAAGCAAAGTACAGATGCCATTGATCTTGCCGTACTTCAGGCGTTGAAAGACCCTAAAGTCTTAGATCAATATAAAGCTGTGGATTTTGTTCCATTTGATCCCGTCAATAAAAAAACGATTGGGATTGTAACCAATGCACAAGGACAGACCTTACAGTTTGCCAAAGGCGCACCGCAAGTGATTGGTCAAATCTGTGGTTTAGGTGATCATGCCGGTACAGATCAAATCTCACAACAGTATTTTGGGCAAGTCGATCAACTTGCATCACATGGTACACGTGCGTTAGGTGTTGCACGTTCAGATGATCAAGGTAAAACCTGGTCATTAATGGGTATTTTAGCTTTATTAGATCCGCCACGCCCAGATGCCAAAGAAACCATTGAAAAAGCCAAGCAACTTGGTCTTTCTGTCAAAATGGTGACTGGTGATGATGTTGCGATTGGTTCTGAAATTTCGCGTCAATTGGGGCTTGGGCAACATTTACTCAGCGCCAGCGAAGTCTTTAAAAATGATAAAGATCCAAACCATATACAAGTTGATACTGCTCGAATCGTTGAAAATGCCGATGGTTTTGGCCGCGTGTTCCCTGAGCATAAATTTGAAATTGTTAAAGCCTTACAACAACGTAATCACATTGTTGCCATGACGGGTGATGGCGTTAATGATGCGCCCGCATTGAAACAAGCAGATTGTGGTATTGCGGTTAGTGGTGCGACGGATGCAGCGCGTTCAGCCGCAGCCATTATTCTGACTGCCCCTGGGCTCTCAACCATCATCAGTGCAATTATAGAAGCACGTAAGATTTTTGAGCGCATCACGTCCTATGTTTACTACCGTATTGCGATGACGATTGCCATTATGTGCGTCGTGGTACTTTCTTATATTATTTTTGATATACAACCACTTACAGCAATCATGATTGTGGTATTGGCCTTATTAGATGATATTCCTATTATGACCATTGCCTATGACAACGTGAAGGTCAGCCAACAACCTGCGCGTTGGAATATGCATCGGATTATTTCATTTTCATCCGTCATGGGCATCATCGCATTGGCACAAAGTTTTGGTATGGTGCTGCTCTGCATGTATTGGATGAATAATCCAGAGTTAATGAGCAACCTACCGATGAACTTAGATCATCTGCAGACCATGGTGTTCTTACAACTCGCTGCTGGCGGTCAACTACTCATCTTTGTCGTACGTAATCGCGGTGCACTATTTGCGCGACCTCTGCCCAATGCCAAACTGTTTCTTGCAATTGTCCTCACCCAAGTGTTTGCAATCTTAATTTGTGCATTTGGTATTTTCGTGCCGGCATTACCGCTTGAGATGATTGGCGTGGTATGGATTTATGTACTGGTCTGGTTGGTCATCGCCAGCCTCGTAAAAATGGGCTACTACAAATATATGGATCGAAAAGACAGTATCCATTAA
- a CDS encoding diacylglycerol kinase — MSDYSPLKGKTGLKRIFNAFGYSISGFKAAFQNEAAFRQIILINIILIPISFFVDVSRGEQALMIAVCLLAVIVELFNSAIEAVVDRVSLEKHTLSKNAKDMGSAAQFIALSIIAITWVIILFF, encoded by the coding sequence ATGAGTGATTATTCCCCTTTAAAAGGTAAAACAGGACTAAAAAGAATTTTTAATGCTTTTGGCTATTCAATTTCTGGTTTTAAGGCCGCCTTTCAAAATGAAGCGGCTTTTAGACAAATTATTCTGATTAATATTATTTTAATTCCGATCAGTTTTTTCGTAGATGTCAGTCGTGGTGAACAAGCCTTGATGATTGCCGTCTGTTTACTGGCCGTTATTGTCGAATTATTTAACTCTGCAATTGAAGCAGTCGTCGATCGTGTTTCATTAGAAAAACATACGCTTTCCAAGAATGCTAAAGATATGGGCAGTGCAGCGCAGTTTATTGCACTGAGTATTATTGCCATCACTTGGGTGATTATTTTGTTTTTTTAA
- a CDS encoding glycerophosphodiester phosphodiesterase — protein MLKKIVLCLSVIGISACKEDPNNDPQKPHYTEPKIIIIGHRGASALRPEHTLAAYQKAMDDGADFIEPDLVQTKDGVLVARHENEIGGTTNVASLPQFAQRKTTKIIDGQAYTGWFSEDFSLNELNQIKARERIPDIRPNNTQYNDQFNIPTLEQIIELAERHYKKTGKVVGLYIETKHPSYFQKLNLGMEDPLLSTLSKYKYTRNIAPIYLQSFEVSNLKYLNDQLKLHNSLKQVKIVQLYDAKSARPADYVLQENPTTYADMATPQGLKSVAKYADGVGPSKDYIIQYNPNATSSSFVKDAHAARLKVHPYTFRPENQFLAASLKCQGSAQQRCESGANQEYQQFFKAGVDGVFSDDPALARKALDTYEQAKP, from the coding sequence ATGTTAAAAAAAATCGTCTTATGCCTAAGTGTTATCGGGATTTCCGCCTGCAAGGAAGATCCGAATAATGATCCGCAAAAGCCTCATTATACCGAGCCAAAAATTATTATTATTGGTCATCGTGGTGCCAGTGCATTGCGCCCTGAACACACGCTCGCAGCCTATCAAAAAGCCATGGATGATGGTGCTGATTTTATCGAACCCGATTTAGTCCAAACCAAAGATGGCGTTTTAGTTGCGCGTCATGAAAATGAAATTGGAGGAACCACCAATGTTGCGAGTCTGCCCCAATTTGCTCAACGCAAAACCACTAAAATCATTGATGGACAAGCCTACACAGGATGGTTTAGTGAAGACTTTAGCTTAAATGAACTCAATCAGATTAAAGCCAGAGAACGTATTCCTGACATTCGCCCAAATAACACGCAATATAATGATCAATTTAATATTCCAACACTCGAACAAATTATCGAGCTAGCAGAACGTCATTATAAAAAGACTGGGAAAGTAGTGGGCTTATATATCGAAACCAAACATCCGAGTTATTTCCAAAAACTGAATCTAGGCATGGAAGATCCTCTGCTCAGTACGCTTTCAAAATATAAATATACCCGTAATATTGCACCGATTTATCTACAATCCTTTGAGGTTAGTAATTTAAAATACTTAAACGATCAGTTAAAACTGCATAACTCTTTAAAACAAGTCAAAATCGTTCAACTCTATGATGCTAAATCTGCTCGTCCAGCAGATTATGTATTGCAAGAAAACCCAACCACTTATGCCGATATGGCCACGCCACAAGGTTTAAAAAGCGTTGCAAAATATGCAGATGGCGTCGGTCCGAGTAAGGATTATATTATTCAATACAACCCGAATGCGACCAGCTCTTCCTTTGTAAAAGATGCACATGCAGCTCGATTAAAAGTCCATCCCTATACTTTCCGCCCAGAAAACCAGTTCTTGGCAGCATCCCTAAAATGCCAAGGTTCAGCACAACAACGCTGCGAATCGGGTGCAAACCAAGAATATCAACAATTCTTTAAGGCAGGCGTAGATGGTGTGTTTAGTGATGATCCAGCGCTGGCACGTAAAGCCTTAGATACTTATGAACAAGCCAAGCCTTAA
- a CDS encoding multidrug efflux RND transporter permease subunit yields the protein MLSSFFIHRPIFAGVLAIMVMAIGIFAVLNLPVERYPDIAPPRITISTSYAGADAETVEESVTQVLEQQITGIDHLLYFSSSSDSSGRSRISLSFENGTDPDTAQVQVQNSISSVINRLPTDVQRQGVNVYKSLGDTFMVIGMYDATGKANNIQLSDYLSVNIEQALARLDGVGEVDVFGSQYAMRIWLNPHQLKQYGLMPNDIRAAVEAQNTQVAAGGVGDLPAVADQYLNAKVTAGSRFKTVDQFENIIIKSTANGEFVYLKDVARVELGAENYQSFNRINGYQSAGLAISLSSGANALATSARIKAELSKLSGKLPEGYTIVFPRDNTPFVQESIKEVVKTLIEAILLVVIVMFIFLQSWRATLIPTLTVPIVILGTFAVLYLFGMSVNTLTLFALVLAIGLLVDDAIVVVENVERLMHEQNLNPKQATLACMQEMSGALIGITLVLTAVFIPMAFFSGSTGVIYRQFSITLVAAMSLSLLVALILTPALCALILKPKLKPAHWAVWFNRQLERLKLSYIGIVKNSFQLKWVISVIFIGLLCVFSLFYRSLPTSFIPSEDQGILSLQFRLIDGAPMSDSDAVGESIRKYFLEQEKANIELVLMRYGRNFSSTGQNLGTGFIALKPWAVRKGPENSAQAIRDRADKYFSQNRNARITVSLPSTVSGLGDTDSLEFWLQDRNGQGREYLEQQFQVLQENAKQSKGISKLDKRSNPDKASLKVDINQKQAMANQLSPSAINSTLSAAWGGSYINDFIDRGRIKRVIMQGDAAYRSKPEDLQSWSVRNNVGQMVPFANFSSVDWGGGPDVVNRFQGYRAFQMEANASPNVSSGVAMQEIEQLVAKQSGVDVAWSGLSLQEKKSSQQAIWLYLISIGFIFLCLAALYESWSIPTAVLTAIPLGVGGNIIFSYLANFPNDIYFQIALLTTIGLSCKNAILIVEFAALAQQKGSSVIDAAIEGAGLRLRPILMTSLAFGAGIIPLVFASGAGAASRQEIGMSVLGGVIFGTVLVLLFIPFMYVAIRRLFPIKNETT from the coding sequence ATGCTTTCTTCATTTTTTATTCATCGCCCTATTTTTGCCGGAGTCTTGGCCATTATGGTGATGGCGATTGGTATTTTTGCAGTACTGAATTTACCTGTAGAGCGCTATCCAGATATTGCCCCACCACGAATTACCATTTCGACTTCTTATGCTGGTGCAGATGCAGAAACAGTTGAAGAAAGCGTAACGCAGGTATTGGAACAGCAAATTACCGGGATTGATCATTTACTTTATTTTAGTTCGAGTAGTGATTCGTCTGGCCGTAGTCGAATTAGTTTAAGTTTTGAAAATGGGACTGATCCTGATACTGCGCAAGTACAAGTGCAAAATAGCATTAGTAGCGTCATTAATCGATTGCCAACTGATGTACAGCGCCAAGGGGTTAATGTTTATAAATCCTTAGGCGACACCTTTATGGTGATTGGTATGTATGACGCCACGGGCAAGGCCAATAATATTCAGCTTTCAGATTATTTGTCGGTGAATATTGAGCAAGCATTGGCACGGCTAGATGGTGTTGGTGAGGTAGATGTTTTTGGTTCGCAATATGCGATGCGAATCTGGCTGAATCCACATCAACTTAAACAATATGGTTTAATGCCAAATGATATCCGCGCAGCGGTTGAAGCGCAAAATACCCAAGTTGCTGCGGGTGGGGTGGGTGACCTACCGGCCGTTGCTGATCAATATTTAAATGCTAAAGTGACTGCAGGCTCACGATTTAAAACAGTCGATCAATTTGAAAATATTATTATTAAATCGACTGCCAATGGCGAGTTTGTTTATTTAAAAGATGTCGCCCGTGTTGAATTGGGAGCAGAGAATTATCAAAGTTTTAATCGTATTAATGGCTATCAATCTGCTGGTTTAGCGATTTCATTATCTTCGGGCGCCAATGCCTTGGCTACCTCTGCACGAATTAAAGCTGAATTAAGCAAACTCTCAGGGAAACTGCCTGAAGGTTATACCATCGTATTTCCACGGGATAATACGCCCTTTGTACAAGAGTCCATTAAGGAAGTGGTTAAAACACTGATCGAAGCCATTTTATTGGTGGTGATCGTGATGTTTATTTTCTTGCAAAGTTGGCGCGCAACATTAATACCGACCTTAACGGTGCCTATTGTGATTTTAGGAACCTTTGCGGTGTTGTATCTGTTTGGGATGAGTGTAAATACCTTAACTTTATTTGCCTTGGTTTTGGCGATTGGTTTGTTGGTTGATGATGCGATAGTGGTGGTCGAAAACGTTGAACGCTTGATGCATGAGCAAAACTTAAATCCGAAACAAGCGACCTTGGCTTGTATGCAAGAAATGAGTGGTGCATTAATTGGGATTACCTTGGTATTAACAGCTGTGTTTATTCCAATGGCATTTTTCTCAGGGTCGACAGGTGTCATTTATCGTCAGTTTTCGATTACCTTAGTCGCGGCCATGAGTTTATCTTTGTTGGTGGCATTAATACTCACCCCGGCTTTATGTGCACTTATTTTGAAGCCTAAACTTAAACCTGCACACTGGGCCGTTTGGTTTAATCGACAATTAGAGCGTTTAAAGCTAAGTTATATCGGTATTGTCAAAAATAGCTTTCAATTAAAATGGGTAATCTCAGTTATTTTTATTGGGTTACTTTGTGTATTTAGCTTATTTTATCGAAGTTTGCCGACCAGTTTTATTCCAAGTGAAGATCAAGGGATCTTAAGTTTACAGTTTCGTTTAATTGATGGCGCACCGATGTCAGATAGTGATGCGGTTGGTGAGTCAATACGTAAATATTTTCTTGAGCAGGAAAAGGCAAATATCGAATTGGTGCTAATGCGCTATGGTCGCAACTTTAGTTCGACTGGGCAGAATTTGGGGACAGGTTTTATTGCATTAAAACCATGGGCGGTACGCAAGGGGCCTGAAAATTCGGCACAAGCGATTCGTGATCGGGCCGATAAATACTTTAGTCAAAATCGTAATGCGCGTATTACGGTAAGCTTGCCCTCTACGGTCAGTGGTTTGGGGGATACCGACAGTTTAGAGTTCTGGTTACAAGATCGAAATGGGCAAGGGCGTGAATACTTAGAACAGCAGTTTCAAGTCTTACAGGAAAATGCCAAGCAATCTAAAGGGATTAGCAAGCTTGATAAGCGCTCAAACCCTGACAAGGCCAGTCTAAAAGTTGATATTAATCAAAAGCAGGCGATGGCCAATCAATTAAGTCCATCCGCTATTAACAGTACTTTATCGGCTGCGTGGGGAGGGAGTTATATCAATGACTTTATCGATCGTGGTCGCATTAAGCGGGTCATTATGCAGGGCGATGCGGCCTATCGTAGCAAGCCCGAAGATTTACAGTCGTGGTCAGTACGTAACAATGTTGGACAAATGGTTCCTTTTGCCAATTTCTCCAGTGTAGATTGGGGCGGTGGGCCTGATGTGGTCAATCGCTTCCAAGGATATCGGGCTTTTCAAATGGAAGCGAATGCCTCTCCTAATGTCAGTTCTGGTGTGGCGATGCAAGAGATAGAACAGTTGGTTGCTAAACAGAGCGGGGTTGATGTGGCATGGAGCGGATTGTCACTACAAGAGAAAAAATCGAGCCAACAAGCGATTTGGCTATACTTAATTTCGATTGGTTTTATTTTCCTTTGCTTGGCAGCTTTATATGAAAGTTGGAGTATTCCAACCGCGGTACTCACGGCAATTCCACTTGGCGTTGGCGGAAATATTATCTTTAGTTATTTGGCGAATTTCCCCAATGATATTTATTTTCAAATTGCCTTACTCACCACCATTGGTTTGTCATGTAAAAATGCGATCCTTATTGTTGAGTTTGCCGCATTGGCACAGCAGAAAGGCAGTTCAGTGATTGATGCCGCGATTGAAGGGGCGGGACTTCGTTTGAGACCAATTCTGATGACATCATTGGCTTTTGGTGCGGGGATTATTCCTTTAGTGTTTGCAAGTGGAGCGGGTGCAGCAAGCCGTCAAGAAATCGGGATGAGCGTATTGGGTGGGGTGATTTTTGGAACAGTATTGGTATTATTGTTTATTCCCTTTATGTATGTTGCTATACGTCGCCTATTCCCGATTAAAAATGAAACAACTTAA